The genomic DNA AGCCTGAGAGTCAGCGACTTCGTGGATGACTGCAGCCGCTTCAGGGTGAAGGACTCCGCTGATCACCGGGATCTGGTGTTTAATGATGCCGGCCTTCTCTCTTGCGATCAGTGCTTCGGTTCCACCCAGCAAGCGCGTATGGTCTTTGCTGATACTCGTGATGATCGAAACTAATGGATGGCAGATGTTGGTTGAATCGAGTCGGCCGCCGAGCCCGACTTCAATGACCGCCAAGTCAACTTGCTGCTTCTTGAAGTGCAACCAACCGGCTGCGGTCGCCAGTTCGAAGAAAGTCGGGCCTCCGGAGGCTTCAAGATCCATCTCTGCTGTGACACGCTGCAGCTGTTCGATGATAGAATTAAAATCTTCTTCACTCGGGAGCAGACCATTGACTGTGAACCGCTCTTCAAAGCGATGAGCATGCGGGGAGGTGAAGAGTCCGACCTTGAGGCCGGCGGTTTCCAAAATTTGTGCCACCATTGTGGCAGTCGACCCCTTCCCTTTTGAGCCGGCAATGTGAACACACGAGAGATCGTTTTGCGGATCACCGATGCGATGGAGTAGCGACTGCATACGTCCCAACCGAAATGATTGCGGACCACTTGCAAGATCTGGACGACGTTCGTAGTTGATTCTGCCAAGGAGGAAATTGATTCCCTGCTCGTATCGAGCGGAGACCTCTTCGGAGTCTTGTCGTTGTGAACGAGTTGTCGAGCTTTCAGTCACGTGCTTTTTCAGCCTTCGTGGGCATCATGAATATCACAGGAGTCAACTACTACGAATTGTGGCTGACTTCGCATTGCAGACAACCTTGCTAAGTGGGCAGCTTTGCAAAGAAGTGACATATCTTCAGGAGTGGGCGTGGTGGTCTCACTGGTTCGAAACAGCGATCACCTTTCGGAAATCACAATATCGTTTTTTTTGAATCAGGCAATCACACCACGCGTCGACTTGCACGTTTCCGAAAACCGATCAACATCAGTCAGCTCTGAATTGAGACATGAGTTACAGCGGTTCGTCGATTTCTCGTACTGATCAATAGACGTTAAGGGCTGAGGCAAAAACTTGAAAGTGGCTTTGTCATGGCTGGGAGGATTCCTCATCACAGAGGGGGAAGTTTCTGCTCTGGCTCTCAAATTCGATGAACAGTTCTCATTTCAGTAGGCGAAAACAGTTCAGCGAAAACAAGTCAATGAGACCCGTTTTGTGAGCCACGCATGAGATTGTTATCTCTATATAGCTTACAGAAGGTATTTTGCGGGCTGATATGGTATCCTTACGTACTGCTGATGCGACGTCAGAGAGAATACACGTGACGTCATTTTGATCCCAGATTGTTTTTTTCAAAGCCGGTTTTTGTGGCGAATTTGGGTGAGCGACTTGGAGAATCGCTGAACTTGCGGCATTTTTGACCGGAAAGCGAATCATCTCTTCACTCCTTGTTCCCCTCTCGTATGATTTAGGCACAACTGTTGCACAACAAAGAAGAGTTCCGCTTAGAGGACTCTCCCGGAAACTTGAAAGTGGCATCTCAAATAGAGAGAAAATTCTCCATTTCGCAAGTTTTTGGGTCTATCACATAGTTTAAGACAGCGATCATGGTGATCGATTCCCCCCGATCCCAATTCCCGCTCTGCGATCTCACTTGCGAATTCATTTGAGAGCCAGAGCGACAAGATGTCTGGAAATCTAACATGAATATGCCTCTCTCTCTCTCAAACTCGTGGCGATACGGATTGGCCTGCGCGAGCCTTTTCACGTGTGGAGTGATCTCTGCACAGGATGTCTCTCCGCAGCCACCACCACCTCCGCTACCGATGATCAATTCGGTGGATCCCGCGCCAGCCGATGGGACTCAGCGCGCTCAGGGTGCCGATATTGACGCGGACGTTCTGACTCGTGGTCCGGTTCATGAAGCGTATGCAGAACAGTACGAAAGTGATCCCACGCCCGGTCTAATCGTTGGTAAGCAACCCCCCGAACTGATCGATGAGCTACCACCTGAGGAAATGCCCGAGGGAGCCAACGTCGAATGGGTTCCTGGGTATTGGGCTTTCGATGAAGATATTGAAGATTTCATCTGGATCAGTGGATTGTGGCGGGATATTCCCGTCGGTCAGCAATGGATTCCAGGTTATTGGTCAGAAGCCGATGGAGGATGGCAATGGGTCCCCGGATTCTGGACATCGTCTGACAACGAAGAGTTAAGCTACTTGCCACAACCGCCACAAAGTCTCGAACAGGGACCGAATGTTACTGCTCCCAGTGATGAGCATTTCTGGGTTCCCGGGACATGGGTTTACGAAACGAACAACTACTTATGGCGTCCCGGTTATTGGGAACAGCCGTATAACGATTACATGTGGGTTCCATCTCGTTACCAGTGGACACCCCGAGGATATGTGTACTGTTCTGGATACTGGGACTATCCACTGGCCAGACGTGGTGTTTTATTCTCACCCGTTCGGTTTACTAACAACCGATACCCCAGAAGATTTTACGGTTACCGATATCGCCCTCAACTCGTCGTCTCGACAGGGCCGTTGTTGATCCACTTGTTTGTTCGTCCCCGCTACCGACACTACTACTTTGGGGACTACTACGGATCACGATATCGAGACCGAGGTATTTACGCATTCACTCGTCACAGCCGGTATGGTCGCCGTGGATACCATTATGATCCGATTCGATCTTATTATCAGCGTGG from Thalassoglobus polymorphus includes the following:
- a CDS encoding bifunctional folylpolyglutamate synthase/dihydrofolate synthase, whose protein sequence is MTESSTTRSQRQDSEEVSARYEQGINFLLGRINYERRPDLASGPQSFRLGRMQSLLHRIGDPQNDLSCVHIAGSKGKGSTATMVAQILETAGLKVGLFTSPHAHRFEERFTVNGLLPSEEDFNSIIEQLQRVTAEMDLEASGGPTFFELATAAGWLHFKKQQVDLAVIEVGLGGRLDSTNICHPLVSIITSISKDHTRLLGGTEALIAREKAGIIKHQIPVISGVLHPEAAAVIHEVADSQASPILQLGRELKTTASPPDHNSELILPGWSFDFEHGETSFKDLQLSMPGEHQTRNAALAVAAVMSLKDQGIHVSESQLREGLLSARIPLRVELINRKPVLIIDAAHNPASIQALCETLKPVPARRKICLFASSRDKDCEELLRSLDYLFDEFILTAYQENPRAIPIDDLEAIAQRILTTPFSTSPSPTSALQQAFNSVSPQDLICATGSFFLAAEIGKAWKLAEHP